In Theropithecus gelada isolate Dixy chromosome 13, Tgel_1.0, whole genome shotgun sequence, one DNA window encodes the following:
- the FOSL2 gene encoding fos-related antigen 2 isoform X2, translated as MPGSGSAFIPTINAITTSQDLQWMVQPTVITSMSNPYPRSHPYSPLPGLASVPGHMALPRPGVIKTIGTTVGRRRRDEQLSPEEEEKRRIRRERNKLAAAKCRNRRRELTEKLQAETEELEEEKSGLQKEIAELQKEKEKLEFMLVAHGPVCKISPEERRSPPAPGLQPMRSGGGAVGAVVVKQEPLEEDSPSSSSAGLDKAQRSVIKPISIAGGFYGEEPLHTPIVVTSTPAVTPGTSNLVFTYPSVLEQESPASPSESCSKAHRRSSSSGDQSSDSLNSPTLLAL; from the exons ATGCCTGGCTCAGGCAGTGCCTTCATCCCCACCATCAACGCCATCACGACCAGCCAGGACCTGCAGTGGATGGTGCAGCCTACAGTGATCACCTCCATGTCCAACCCGTACCCTCGCTCGCACCCCTACAGCCCCCTGCCGGGCCTGGCCTCTGTCCCTGGACACATGGCCCTCCCAAGACCTGGCGTGATCAAGACCATTGGCACCACCGTGGGCCGCAGAAGGAGAGATGAGCAG CTGTCTCCTGAAGAGGAGGAGAAGCGTCGCATCCGGAGGGAGAGGAACAAGCTGGCTGCAGCCAAGTGCCGGAACCGCCGCCGGGAGCTGACAGAGAAGCTGCAGGCG GAGacagaggagctggaggaggagaagTCAGGCCTGCAGAAGGAGATCGCTGAGctgcagaaggagaaggagaagctggAGTTCATGTTGGTGGCTCATGGCCCAGTGTGCAAGATTAGCCCCGAGGAGCGCCGatcacccccagcccctgggctgCAGCCCATGCGCAGTGGGGGTGGCGCGGTGGGCGCTGTAGTGGTGAAACAGGAGCCCCTGGAAGAGGACAGCCCCTCGTCCTCGTCCGCGGGGCTGGACAAGGCCCAGCGCTCTGTCATCAAGCCCATCAGCATTGCTGGGGGCTTCTACGGTGAGGAGCCCCTGCACACCCCTATCGTGGTGACCTCCACGCCTGCTGTCACTCCGGGCACCTCGAACCTCGTCTTCACCTATCCTAGCGTCCTGGAGCAGGAGTCACCCGCATCTCCCTCTGAGTCCTGCTCCAAGGCTCACCGCAGAAG
- the FOSL2 gene encoding fos-related antigen 2 isoform X1: MYQDYPGNFDTSSRGSSGSPAHAESYSSGGGGQQKFRVDMPGSGSAFIPTINAITTSQDLQWMVQPTVITSMSNPYPRSHPYSPLPGLASVPGHMALPRPGVIKTIGTTVGRRRRDEQLSPEEEEKRRIRRERNKLAAAKCRNRRRELTEKLQAETEELEEEKSGLQKEIAELQKEKEKLEFMLVAHGPVCKISPEERRSPPAPGLQPMRSGGGAVGAVVVKQEPLEEDSPSSSSAGLDKAQRSVIKPISIAGGFYGEEPLHTPIVVTSTPAVTPGTSNLVFTYPSVLEQESPASPSESCSKAHRRSSSSGDQSSDSLNSPTLLAL, encoded by the exons ATGTACCAGGATTATCCCGGGAACTTTGACACCTCGTCCCGGGGCAGCAGCGGCTCTCCTGCGCACGCCGAGTCGTACtccagcggcggcggcggccagCAG aAATTCCGGGTAGATATGCCTGGCTCAGGCAGTGCCTTCATCCCCACCATCAACGCCATCACGACCAGCCAGGACCTGCAGTGGATGGTGCAGCCTACAGTGATCACCTCCATGTCCAACCCGTACCCTCGCTCGCACCCCTACAGCCCCCTGCCGGGCCTGGCCTCTGTCCCTGGACACATGGCCCTCCCAAGACCTGGCGTGATCAAGACCATTGGCACCACCGTGGGCCGCAGAAGGAGAGATGAGCAG CTGTCTCCTGAAGAGGAGGAGAAGCGTCGCATCCGGAGGGAGAGGAACAAGCTGGCTGCAGCCAAGTGCCGGAACCGCCGCCGGGAGCTGACAGAGAAGCTGCAGGCG GAGacagaggagctggaggaggagaagTCAGGCCTGCAGAAGGAGATCGCTGAGctgcagaaggagaaggagaagctggAGTTCATGTTGGTGGCTCATGGCCCAGTGTGCAAGATTAGCCCCGAGGAGCGCCGatcacccccagcccctgggctgCAGCCCATGCGCAGTGGGGGTGGCGCGGTGGGCGCTGTAGTGGTGAAACAGGAGCCCCTGGAAGAGGACAGCCCCTCGTCCTCGTCCGCGGGGCTGGACAAGGCCCAGCGCTCTGTCATCAAGCCCATCAGCATTGCTGGGGGCTTCTACGGTGAGGAGCCCCTGCACACCCCTATCGTGGTGACCTCCACGCCTGCTGTCACTCCGGGCACCTCGAACCTCGTCTTCACCTATCCTAGCGTCCTGGAGCAGGAGTCACCCGCATCTCCCTCTGAGTCCTGCTCCAAGGCTCACCGCAGAAG